One Globicephala melas unplaced genomic scaffold, mGloMel1.2 SCAFFOLD_1057, whole genome shotgun sequence genomic window, TGTGAGAGAACCTGGCTGAGGACCTCGTGATCTCCAATAGGTTGAGTGACTGGgctgtggtatgtgtgtgttgaACATGTGGAGCTCTGCTTTagccttttgttctttcttctctcagctGAGTTGAGTTCTGTTACATCAAAAGGTTTCCAGTGAATATCCATTGGAAAGTTAGTGACGCTTCATTTAATCCATCACCAGGATTTTTTACCTTGTCTTAGAATTAAGTAAATTAagaatatcttttattttcagaGCTTCAGTGAAGATGTGTTCCAGTCCGTAAAGTCTTTATTGCAGAGTGAGAAGGAGCTATGCAGTGTATCAGCAGAGGACTGTTTAAAGCAGGATGAACATGCCAGTTTGACTGAGGTTTGACAGATTACACTAACCCTTTCCTAATACAGCACAATGTATTTTCATGTAGCTTTGTAGAACTGCATGGTCTATTTTTAGAATGCCTAAAATCTCTGCACATTACTACATGTGTGAGAAGTACCTGTTCTAAATATTAAATACCTGCTAACATTAGTGTATTACAATGAGCACATTTAATTCAGTGCACAGGCATTACCGACCACTCGTTAGACACACAGCACTATATTAGATGATTTCTGCTATGTTCAGTAATTGGGACTTTCATACTAAAATTTTCTATTCTGAAACAAAATGTATACTTATTTCTTATATTCATTTTTGGgttattgttttcttgtttaaattCAGTGCCTTGgttcaaaatgaaaaagtagtGGTACGTTTATTTTGAAATTAGGATATTTACCACTTAAGGATACGATAGACTACTTGCTCATCTATTTCTCTGTTGCATCAGCGTTTCCAGCCTTTGTTTGAATTTCTTACTATAAAAAGGAGTACAGTTTTTTCAACAATATTGCCATAGTCCATTAATACATTTATGTTACCAAAGAAGAGAGATAGGGTATTAGGCCATTGAAGCTCAAAACCAATAAAtatgtgaattaaaaaatttttttgaaatcagGGTTCTAATAAAAAATCTTGATTATTATTTTTGGGAatgattttctttcatattccttGAGAAACTGTATTTGAAGTAGTTCTATAGGATGGTGAGCACACCTTTCAGACCCTGTAATGGTCTCTGACCTGTGCCTCTTCTTTTTgtatcagctcagtgctgtggCACTTGGCTGTTCTcctcttttttatccttttttactttattttagtaAAGCCAAGCCACTCCTAATATCCTCAGCCGTTGCCAAGCGTGACAAGTCTTCTGTGTCCTCTGCCCTCAAACAGTTTTCCAGCCGTCTCTCTCTAGTTGCTTACACAGTGCCCCTCTGAGCCCACATTCCTTAATCAGTGGGAAATTCAAACTTCTACTGGCACCTTCAAAACCCTATGCCAGGTTATCTTCTCTTTTGTATTCAGTAAAAGGATACTTGAAAGAACAGAAGGATATTTTCGTTTTAGGCTATAGATATCTCCAAGTATCTttttgaagaaaggaaggaaacttgtTATTTGAGTGTCTCTTTGTTATCGAGTGCCTATGATGTGCTGCTAGGCACTTTCCTTCACATTAtctaattaatcctcacaactgggggagaggaggtgtgTTACCTTAAGTTTTATAGGTGAGGGGACAGCTCCTGCAGGTTAATAACTTACCTAGGCACCTGGAAATTAACTGTAACGTTTCTGTGACGTAGTACCCATAATTAATGAGAATAAAGATTCTGGAATAATCTAAGATTCTGACTTGCTTTTTAGTTATCAGAAAGAGATCAAAAGTATATTGAGTGTTGCTCTGTATTTCAACTATGCTGTTTTCCATTAATTCTTGAGAATTGATTATCCATATTGCTGCCATTTAAATGCTTCATATTTTTAGTCACAGTACTTGCTTAGTAGACAGTTTACTAGTCTATCTTCAAGTGGCCAGAATTTCTCCTTATGATGTCAAAGACATAAAgggaatataaatttttaaaataatactttttcagGTTATAAAAGTGTACATCatctatatagaaaaataagaaatactgaaagcataagaaagaaaatgactatCATTAATCCTgtgaattaagaaagaaaaagccatgGGGAAAAGAGTAGAGAAAAATAAGATCACTTATAATTCCATCACTGAGAGTTAATCACTGCTTATAAGTTGGTATATTGTCGTCCAGTATTATTTTCCatgcatatgtttttaaaaataaggttgaAATTGTGTGCATAGTCTGTATCATATTTCTGTAACTTGTcctttttacttaataatgtGACATTTCCTCAGGCCATTAGATTTTCTTCAGTAacttaatttacataaaattttgcaGAGAAATCTCTGTGTAAAGGCATTGAAGGAAAAAAGTGATGATATCCCAAAGAGTCAATCAGGAGGTAGCCTTGGGGTTGCCCAGGGAAGGCGTCTCTGAGGAGGCGACATTCAGGTTGGAACTTAAAGAATGAGGAGGAGCTAGGCATGTAAACAGCCAAGGAATAGAGATCCGGGTTGAAAGGGCACCACTCTGAAGCCCCTAGGCAAGAATGTCCTGGCGTGTTCTGGACCCAGAAAGGGGCCCATGTGtatgactgaaagtgaggggaagttGAAGGCACCAGCTAAGCCAGAGCCTTGGGCCCTGTGTTAGGACTTTGCACTGAGAAGCCTGGAAAGGTTTCGACAGGGAAATGACAGGATAAttcctggggcaggtgggagaggaTTGGAGGTGCACAGGTGAGAAGTGGCATCAGGGGCTATGGAGAGAAGTGGGCACATGTGAGAGACGTTTGGGGACTAGAACTGGTTGAACTGGCCAATGAAGTGGCTGTGGGGGAGGTTTAGGAGCCTCAATTCTGGAGCCAAATCTTTGGTGAAAACACTTTGTGATcatctttgaaaaaattaatcaTCCTATTCACAACAGCAGCATTTTAATGCTTTGtgtactttctttttctgtttctcagctCTGTCAACCGTCTAATTGAgataagactttaaaattttaatggatctttattccttttttattcagGTCACATTTCTAGGTTTTAATGAAGAAACAGATGCTGCTCATATACAGGTATGGTCAATTTATTGAACTGGAAAGGGCCCTGAGAGATTATGTGGAACAAATTTTAAGAGCATGGAAAATTTGCCTTATTAGCCCCAAATTTACATTAAACTCTTCTGTTTTCATTCCTATTTAAAGTTAAAAGATGACCTTTTGAGATCAATTTTTGAATGTGCCTTGGACATTTTCACTTTCAGTGTTTTCACCGAGCGTTCTTGTTATGACagaaagcagttttaggttaagAGACCACAAAAGTCACTTATCTGAGAAGGTTGCAAACCACAGGCTGACGTTTTCTCCATTGTCATAATGTAgaatgaaagatttatttttttattttgatgtttttataaTCTAGCTCCAACAGTCATATTCTTACGTTTTTAATTGAGATAgagttaaatttaaaagataaaatttgtaAAAAGTTGTGATTAACCAGTGTAAAAATTTTAGCCTGTTTGATTTAGGCAGGTATTTATAAAGGGACTGACAGTTGAGATTAGGATCAGCAAAGGAAAGCTTCACAGTTACGTGAAGAGGAGTTGAAGCTCGTGTCGATGTGGTAGGCGTACTTTTTTTCACCTCGTACCGCTTCTTAAAATTTGTGATTGCCGTGCTCCCTTTTGTGGCAGTAAAGCATCTCCTAGTAGAAGAAGCAACACTGCCTTATTTATAAAGACAATGCATATCAGGTGATGACGAATGAAAACTCTGCTGTGTGTCTTGATTGTGCTCTTGCCTGAAAGAAATAGTTTAGACAGAAGGTACAAGAGAAGATACAGTCCCGAGAACGTAAGGCTGAAAGAAGTATCCAGAATATTTCTTTCATACTCTACTTCCTCTTTAAGAATTACTGATAAAACCAGGAAAATACTCTGTGAAGGGTCAAAGATGTTAATTATTCTTTTCACTGGGCAAAACAGTTACATAAGAAGggcaaatgagaagaaaaacaaaggcagtTCCTTTCCCTTTACATCTTCATAAAATTTTCAGTAAAGTCTGATATAATACCTTAGAgaggaaaggcagaaaaatagacttggattttataaatatgtaactTAAGCTCCAAGGAAGTATATTCTATAGGCAAGAATCCCATTTGAAAAATTCCATGGTTAAACTTTAGGACTTCAGGTTGACATTTGCAGCTAAAAACTATTAAATGCCTAAATTGTCGTAGATGTGTGAGATAACCATGTAAAATTTTGTTATAGCTTGGTATCATTATGTTTAAAAGGCTACAGaaatagtcattttaaaatattttagtacattttatttttgagtttttaaaaaattgtggccAGTAAACTGCGTATGTTAACTATTATGAAGTGGAAGATGTATTAACCAGTAGaccttatgatttttttgtcaGACCGCATTGTAGGGACTTTAACAAAAGTGTTAGGCTGCAGTGTTATTTATTGTGTTATTGCTTTAAATTAGGATTCGGCTGCAGTTTCTTTGGAACTCCCAGATCTTCTGAATTCACTGCACTTCTGCagtctaaatgaaaatgaaattatttgtatgAAGGATATAAATAAATCATCAGATATAAACACTGGTCCTCTAAACCAGGtaacttttatatattatttctaatgAGTTTTTGTTGGCAAATTTTACAGTGACATTTGATTTAGtgtattaaacttttaaatgCTTGGgtgaagtttctttttgtttaatgcCATCTCAAGGAAATATGATTCATAAGAAATCTAACTCAAGAAGCTTTGAAATCACTGAAGGGTAAAATAATTTTGGTCATAGCTTTAAATTAGATTTTCCATGTGTGAAGCTCTGTAAGTGGTATGCAagtacatattaattttttttctaaaatttgattATTTCTGGATTTCTTGAACTGCTACCTGTGTATAAGTCATAGGAATTTTTCCCTCTTATTTCCAGTTTCAAATTTGTAAATATTGTGCTGTATGTTTTAGAGAACATACTTTAActcattttcttgtttaaaaaattccatgTAAAATGGATATCTGAAGATATGTTCTTTGtttataaacaaaaatgtcaTCATTTCCGAGAGGTCATTAGTTTTGTGACATTGAGCTTTTAGTTCTTTATTAAGTGTTAACTTTGTTGTTAATAcctcaaagaaaaatgaattgcATGTTTTCCCTCCTGAAAATTGAATTattagtatatttaaaatttgaattactTATTCCTTGAAGTATAAAATACCACTGTGTTCATTATGAGATTTACAGATAAAAGTAGAACTGCTCTCCTCATTtccttaattatatttttcatttatatttactttgttttatttgctaGGATACAAGAGGTGATTAGCTATTTTATctaatttctagttttttgagtaAGTCATTTgtcaatatttacatttttaaaaataatatgtgtggAAAAATCTGgcgacttttatttttaatcaaagctATAAACATGATTGTAAACTGAAATACTAGGGGAATTTAGGTAAAAGGAGGGGACGATTCTTTTATGATAGGAGAGAATGTGGTATCGTACTAAAAGCTACAGGAAAATAGGATACAGAAAGACTAAGACCTGGTTCCTGTCCTCAAGCAGTTTACAGTGTAGTTGGTGAACAAggtgaatgattaaataaaaatcacaggACTGTACAATAATACAGGAAAACATAATTGTCAAAGGAATGGATAGCAAGTTCTCTAACATTTAAGGAGATAGAATAGGTAGAATTTGAATACCTGGATAAGAGaaagatgagagaaaaagagTGAGAAGTGAGAAGTATTATagagaaagaatgaggaaaagaatTAAACATTACAAAACTGGGGAGCCTTTCAGGAtgcatgtgtttcttttcttcttctttttttttctttaaatggaatcatgttaTTTCTAGGCTTCATTTCCAGGTAATATGTCTTATAagtataatatattttgaaattaaaattattcttatcATCTTTTATCTTTCCCAAGAGTCATCATCCTGGAATGCTTTGTGTCATGAGAGTGTCATCTACATTACCAAGACTCAGAATTGATTTTCTCTTTAGTCTCCTAAGTAAATATGCTATGGGTATAAGGTACACCCTGGACACATGTTTGCATCAGAAGTGCCAGCTTGAGGCCACTGATGAAGATGATGACGATACTAACCAGTCAGTATCTTCCATCGAAGATGACTTTGTCACTGCCTTTGAGCACTTAGAGGATGAAGAGGCTTCAAAGCCATATAATGATGGTTTGTTCTTTACTAGATTTATTTCTTGAAATAGAGAATTAAGGTGTAAAGTTCAGGTTTAAAAGTTTTAAGGCAGACTTGTTCagttgaaatttattttgaaatttgatcAAGTTTAAGCatctaaatctttttttctgatggAGGAATTAATTTCCTTGTGATTTTAAGTTCATCGTTACCTGgtttttagttttgttctttctcttcttatttagGTAGTACTGTTCAAATACTGTTTCCCTTATTACATTAAGCGTTTGGAACATGCCTAAGTTCAAATTTGAGTAGACTTAGCTGGCAGAGTCACCTAAATATTAGTGTTTCTAACATGCGACAGTGTACTAGGCATTCTGTAGACCAGGTATTCCCAGATGTGGGGGAAAATAAAGCATGTACTTGCTTGTAAGTATGATTTGGGATGAATCTGTTAAACGACATAGTGTAGAAGACACAGTACAAACAAATATCTCATGCTTCAAGTCTACTTATTCCCATTgatttacattaattaaaaaattctgttcaagaataatcattttattctttccctGTAGGAATAAACATTACTGCACTAAGGAGCCAGTGTGATGCTGCTTCACAGACTATTTCTGGTCACCGTTTAGAAACCCATGATTTCAGGGTTCTGGTTGGCTCTGGGTGGCAGAAGTCATTGGCTAAACCTTCTGCTTCTTTAATAAGTATTCTGGGACATAAAGAACTGCCTTCTGTGAAAGCTTCAGTCACGACATCAGTTTCTGAGCCTTGGGTCCAAAGGAGTTTCTATAGGTCCTCTGCTGCTTCAGATAAAGATAGCGATGCTGATGTGCAGAAACAGttgttctcttcttctcctgcctACTCGTCTGAATCTGAATGCTCAAGTCCAAGTCCTGTTATTTTCTTGGATGAAGAGGGAtatcaaaaaagtttaaaagcaaaacttgagTTACCTAAAATTCCTGTGATGAAGGATGATATTGAGGATTCAGACTCAGAAGTAAGTGAGTTTTTCGATAGTTTTGATCAGTTTGATGAACTAGAACAGACTTCGGAGTCTGCTTGTCCATTTCTAAAAGATCCTGCCATAGGGAAGCTGTCACACAAAAAAGGGCACAAACATGAAAAATTGTGTTCTGTAACCACTACTATGAATCCTCAGAAATTCAAGTTTGATCGTCCAGCTCTCCCAGCTAATGTTAAGAAGCCAACTCCTCGTAAACCAGAATCCCCTTACAGTCACCTGTGTGATGCTCCAGATTCTCCCCGCCCAGTGAAGGCATCAGGGGAAGACAGTGGTTTGTTTAGCCCTATTCGATCCTCTGCTTTCAGTCCTCTTGGAGGCTGTACCCCTGCTGAATGTTTTTGCCAAACAGATATTGGTGAAGACAGGATTCATGAAAATCATGATTCTGTTTATTATACCTATGAAGATTATGCAGATAGCCTTTCATGTGACGTACTGGGCTCGGTTCTTTATACCCAACATACAAATGCAACATCCAACATTAATAGtattaaaaagggagaaaataaaatggtagcTCTTAAGTGTGGAAGCCTTGATCAAAAAAGTAAATCCAAAAATAAATCCTCAGTGATTAAGGATAGCATTCAGAAGTTTGCAGCAGATCTTGTGGAGAAAAGTTTTGGCAGTGCATTTAAAGACTTACAGAAAGGAGTCTTTTCATGTACCAATGCTTTGTGCCAATTAGCCATGAAATTGACATCATCCGTTTTTCAGATGGCATTTAATGAACTGAGAAGGCAGCGTGCGTTTTCGTTGAAAGAACGTGCCATTAGTGGTCTGGCTAACTTTTTGGTGAGTGAAGCTTTTGCAAATGCTCTAAAAGATTTACAGTATGTAAAGAAGCAGATCTTCACAAACACTGTTGCTAGGTTTGCTGCAGATCTTGCTGAAGAACTTGTTTTTGAAGGCATCATGGAAGTGTGTCAGTTTTCGTATCCTCCAACACCTGCATCTCCACAGCGTCGGTCATTTGACTATGAAGACAAAGTAGTGAAGTCCTATGCAAAAGATTTGTCTGAATCTGTAATACAGGAAGCGTTCATTGAGCTGTCTCAAGTTGACGTGACCTTCACAACAAAGGCAGCAGTCAGTGTTTCCACAGATAACATTAAGTATGTGAGTGCAGAAAATGTAGCGCCACCGACACAGACTTCTACATTTTCCCCTACTTTTAATGGTCAAACAATTATGGTGACAAAACCAATACaggaatataaaaaggaatacaCAGTACAACAGGCCTTGTTTTGTACTTCTGGAGTTGTTACTTCTATACCAGTGCCCTTGGCAGGAGGTGCCCTTCTCCCATATCATATTTCATCTAATATGTATCAGGCAAAGTCTCATCCATCATCTGATGATAGTAGTTTGAATGGTGGTTCTACCCAAGCAGGGGTTGCCACAAAAAACAAGGAAGAGGAGGTAGCTTGTCTCAGGAATATTTGTTTACCTTCAGAACACCATCCGGGTAACCAGAATGATGTTAAGCCAACTAATGATGATATTGAAATGGAAAGCTCTTCAGAAGTAACAAGTGATCCTGTGATTATTAGCAATTTTTCTGTGGCAGTGGTGCATGCAATAGTAAATGAAACTTTAGATTCAGTGGCGTCATTCAAAGTTACAAAAACAATGGATAAACACAAAGATTGTTTAACTAAAACAGTAAAGGGAAAAACCCCTCCTTTTCACTGTGATCAAGCGACACTGCAACAGAGTGAGGCTAGCAAGAAGGACATGTTTGCTGACCGATTATCTAAATCTGTTGTTAAACATTCCATAGACAAAAGCAAATCAGTGATCCCAAATGCAGATAAAAATGGACTCCACAAGGAAGACTTGCCTGTTCCTGGAGATGAGTCACGGTTGACCTCGGAAAAGTTCCCCAAGTTTCTTGAAGCTCAAGATCATTTAACTCACTGTTCACTTTCAGAAAGAAAGGATTGTGTTCTGGAATGTAAAGGTTATATGGCTCATGGATTTTCTTTAGAGACACTACCACCTTGTCCAACTGCAGCAGGTCAGAAACCCGATTTGAAGGAAATTGCTAAGGACAGATCCGTGAAAAAGCATAGTTTGAATGATACAGCACTTGAGCCCTTGCCTTTGGGGCAGGAGAACCCTTTTGCCCATTCACATAGTTTCTCATCCCCAGTACTCACATGTGCAGATGGTTTGCACGTGGAAGATAAACAGAAAAGCAGAGACGGGAATGTGATACCTGATACTCCTCCATCAACTCCTCTAGTCCCATCCCAGGCTGCTTCTGAATGGGATATCAAGAAGTTAACCAAAAAGCTCAAGGGGGAATTAGCAAAAGAATTTGCACCTGCCACACCACCTTCTACACCTCACAACTCGTCTGTTGGCAGTTTGtctgaaaatgaacaaaatactatagaaaaAGAAGAGTTCATGTTGAAACTCATGCGATCTCTCAGAAGAAGTTGAAAGTAGTGAGGATGAAGAGCAGCCAGAAGTGGACATGAAGTCAGAGCCCTCAGGAAGAAAGTGCAGTTTGCAGATGCGTTAGCAATACACATCATTTCTCTTGCAACCGAGCTGGCAGCTTCCCACttggataataaaataattcaagaacCCAAGGTTAAAAGCCCTTGCTTAAATGTGCAAAGTCAAAGAAGCGTATCACCtacttttttaaattgcttaGATGAAAACTTACAAACATTATGCAATTTTGCAGGTGATATGGCAGCGGAAGTCATTACAGAAGCTGAAAGAATAGCAAAAGTTAGAAGTTGTATGCTTTTCAGGCAGAAGAGGAACAGTTAT contains:
- the LOC115866598 gene encoding LOW QUALITY PROTEIN: A-kinase anchor protein 11 (The sequence of the model RefSeq protein was modified relative to this genomic sequence to represent the inferred CDS: inserted 3 bases in 2 codons), which gives rise to SFSEDVFQSVKSLLQSEKELCSVSAEDCLKQDEHASLTEVTFLGFNEETDAAHIQDSAAVSLELPDLLNSLHFCSLNENEIICMKDINKSSDINTGPLNQSHHPGMLCVMRVSSTLPRLRIDFLFSLLSKYAMGIRYTLDTCLHQKCQLEATDEDDDDTNQSVSSIEDDFVTAFEHLEDEEASKPYNDGINITALRSQCDAASQTISGHRLETHDFRVLVGSGWQKSLAKPSASLISILGHKELPSVKASVTTSVSEPWVQRSFYRSSAASDKDSDADVQKQLFSSSPAYSSESECSSPSPVIFLDEEGYQKSLKAKLELPKIPVMKDDIEDSDSEVSEFFDSFDQFDELEQTSESACPFLKDPAIGKLSHKKGHKHEKLCSVTTTMNPQKFKFDRPALPANVKKPTPRKPESPYSHLCDAPDSPRPVKASGEDSGLFSPIRSSAFSPLGGCTPAECFCQTDIGEDRIHENHDSVYYTYEDYADSLSCDVLGSVLYTQHTNATSNINSIKKGENKMVALKCGSLDQKSKSKNKSSVIKDSIQKFAADLVEKSFGSAFKDLQKGVFSCTNALCQLAMKLTSSVFQMAFNELRRQRAFSLKERAISGLANFLVSEAFANALKDLQYVKKQIFTNTVARFAADLAEELVFEGIMEVCQFSYPPTPASPQRRSFDYEDKVVKSYAKDLSESVIQEAFIELSQVDVTFTTKAAVSVSTDNIKYVSAENVAPPTQTSTFSPTFNGQTIMVTKPIQEYKKEYTVQQALFCTSGVVTSIPVPLAGGALLPYHISSNMYQAKSHPSSDDSSLNGGSTQAGVATKNKEEEVACLRNICLPSEHHPGNQNDVKPTNDDIEMESSSEVTSDPVIISNFSVAVVHAIVNETLDSVASFKVTKTMDKHKDCLTKTVKGKTPPFHCDQATLQQSEASKKDMFADRLSKSVVKHSIDKSKSVIPNADKNGLHKEDLPVPGDESRLTSEKFPKFLEAQDHLTHCSLSERKDCVLECKGYMAHGFSLETLPPCPTAAGQKPDLKEIAKDRSVKKHSLNDTALEPLPLGQENPFAHSHSFSSPVLTCADGLHVEDKQKSRDGNVIPDTPPSTPLVPSQAASEWDIKKLTKKLKGELAKEFAPATPPSTPHNSSVGSLSENEQNTIEKEEFMLKLMRXLSEEVESSEDEEQPEVDMKSEPSGXKVQFADALAIHIISLATELAASHLDNKIIQEPKVKSPCLNVQSQRSVSPTFLNCLDENLQTLCNFAGDMAAEVITEAERIAKVRSCMLFRQKRNSYVDSDQDYRSEEKTDIEA